The following coding sequences lie in one Glycine max cultivar Williams 82 chromosome 19, Glycine_max_v4.0, whole genome shotgun sequence genomic window:
- the LOC102668347 gene encoding vegetative cell wall protein gp1-like, which translates to MASLASMDSVLHGTHLRLDAFHTSMLFKLDLISQQLDTMILRQRSPFPSSVPPPQPPLPPPLLFPSSAQRSPPPLPPQPLFHSSAPSPAPPSRPHVPPPQFTPHSDVPPPLPMLPPIPYPAPKPPNPTPKPASLPMAASHGSSVMKPHMLDLAASTYFRFRLPRSSFLSFSLSSLCLYCDPSWTRHSRCRSRLRPSAFCSASHRRRRPPPHPPPCSPQPPKPPST; encoded by the coding sequence ATGGCCAGCCTCGCCTCCATGGATTCCGTTCTCCATGGAACTCACCTCCGACTTGACGCGTTCCACACATCCATGCTCTTCAAACTCGATCTCATTAGCCAGCAATTGGATACCATGATATTACGCCAACGATCCCCGTTTCCTTCATCGGTGCCGCCACCACAACCGCCGCTGCCGCcgccactactgtttccttctTCAGCCCAGCGATCACCGCCGCCGCTGCCGCCGCAACCACTGTTTCATTCTTCAGCGCCGTCGCCAGCTCCTCCGTCTCGTCCTCACGTGCCTCCTCCTCAGTTCACACCACACTCCGATGTTCCTCCTCCCCTTCCTATGCTGCCTCCGATTCCATACCCCGCACCCAAGCCACCTAATCCCACACCCAAGCCAGCATCACTTCCCATGGCAGCTTCCCATGGAAGCTCTGTAATGAAGCCACACATGCTCGATCTTGCCGCCTCCACCTATTTTCGTTTCCGACTACCCCGTTCCTCCTTTCtcagtttctctctctcttctctctgtCTCTATTGCGATCCTTCTTGGACTCGTCATTCTCGTTGTCGTTCGCGTCTTCGCCCCTCAGCCTTTTGCTCTGCCTCTCACCGGCGTCGACGCCCGCCGCCACACCCACCACCATGCTCCCCACAACCACCAAAGCCACCGTCGACATAG
- the GASA34 gene encoding gibberellin-regulated protein 34 precursor, translating to MAVANKLLSVLIIALIAISMLQTVVMASHGHGGHHYNDKKKYGPGSLKSFQCPSQCSRRCGKTQYHKPCMFFCQKCCRKCLCVPPGYYGNKAVCPCYNNWKTKEGGPKCP from the exons ATGGCTGTGGCTAATAAGTTACTTTCTGTTTTGATCATTGCCCTCATTGCCATTTCCATGCTTCAAACAGTG GTTATGGCATCTCATGGACATGGAGGCCACCACTACAATGACAAG AAAAAATATGGACCTGGCAGTCTCAAAAGCTTCC AATGCCCATCACAATGCTCAAGGAGGTGTGGCAAGACCCAGTACCACAAGCCCTGCATGTTTTTCTGTCAGAAGTGTTGTAGGAAGTGCCTATGTGTGCCACCGGGGTATTATGGGAACAAAGCAGTGTGCCCTTGCTACAACAACTGGAAGACCAAGGAAGGAGGACCCAAATGCCCTTAA